In Kaistella sp. 97-N-M2, the sequence GCACCCGAATTACGTACTCTGCGGCACTGGAACTACAGAAAACCGGAAAGAGATACGCGTTGGCGACGATGTGCATCGGCGTGGGACAAGGTTATGCGGTTATTTTGGAGAATGCAGCATTTTGAATTCGGCGGCGATGACCGCACGGAGGTATAGAAAGGAACCCTTTCAGCCTTTTAAAGGCTGAAAGGGTTTTTTATAACTTTCAAAGAGAAATATCGGGAATTTCTTCCACCAGAATTTTATTTCCTTTCTGATCCAAGTAAGTGCAGGTCATTTTGGTTACATCGACCGTCCAGCGGTCGATTCCATTTTTCGCGCAGTCTTCCCGAAAGGTGGGAAAATCGGTTTCCCCGTTTTGATGCAACTTTAAACGTTGAATAAAACTTTCTGCATGGGTGTTATCCGAAAGAAGGAGATTATTTGTCGCCGCACTGGAAACACTTTCGTTTTCATCATCAAAATAATCGGTGTGACCGTCTGTAACATACGTAATGAAACGCGCCACTCCCAGTAATTTTAAATATTGAATTAACACCACAAATTCATTTCCGCTCTTTTTTTCAGCATGACGAATTTGTTCCAAAGTATATTTCATTGGGTATAATTTTTAATTCCTGCCTCGCCGGACGCGACATAATTCCTGACGTGGAACGACAAAAAAGATCCGTCCACCGACCGTCCGATAACTGCAAACCGGCGATTTCCAAAAAGGCAAGATTCTTATGATTAAAAAAAACTTAGTGCGCCTGAACTTTTGCGGGATCATCATAATTCACCATCCACTTAATGCCAAATTTATCGGTCAACATTCCGAAATATGCACCCCAAAAAGTGTCGCTGAGCGGCATTGTTATTTGTCCGTCTGCCGAAAGTCCGGTGAAAATACGTTCTGCCTCTTCTCTGGAATCGGTGTTAACGGAGAGCGAAAAATTGTTGCCTGCCATGTGGTTTTGTGTTCCCGACATCGTGTCGCTTCCCATTAGAACTGTTTCCGCGGAAATCGGGAGCGTGATGTGCATAATTCGATCTTTCGCCTCTTCCGTTAGAGGGGGCATCCCTTCTTGCGGTGGCATATCGCCGAACCTTCCAACCATGGGAAACTCGCCGCCGAAAACCGATTTGTAAAAATTGAAAGCTGCTTCGCAGGTTCCGTCGAAAGTTAAATACACGTTAACTGTTGCCATTGTATTGTTTTTATAGATTGCTTTTTTTTACTTTCCCCATTCACGATTGCGATGTTTCTGGTCTAAAATTTCAGTAGGTTTAAACACCAAATTGTTCCAAATGATGATTTAAATGCTTCGCAAACATATTATTCCACTCCTGCGCTTTGAGCTTTCTGAAAGAGAAAGATTCCTTTCCCTCAAAAGCTTCGCGACCCAACTGCTGCGTTTTTTGAATGAAACCAATTAAGCGATTTTTTTCGCTCTCGAAATCTTTGGAGTCATGGATGATAAATTGCGGTGCCGTGGGGGAATTTTTGGGATAGGATTTTTCGCCCACAACTTTGGACTTGACAAAAGCTTTTAAAATGAATTTTGCAATGGCGCCGGGCGCTTTGTGTTTTTGCGGTTCGTAAACCATTTCGTAGGTAACGTTGCAGTGTGCCAGCATTTGGCCTACACTCATTTTACCCCACTTACCGGATGTTTCGGGAGTCAACCGGTTTATTCTGTCGATATAATTCTGTGCTTCGCGGGCATTAAAAACGTCTTCCATAGTTTTAATTTTTAACCACAAAAATAGTTTTTTTTAAGGAATTTTTACATTAGATATCACTTCTAATCCGGCTCAGGGTCTCCTGAGAAATACCCAAATAAGATGCGATCATTCCAAGAGGAGCACGCAGAATAATATTTGGATTTTCTTCTAAAAGTTGGGCGTATATTTCTTTCGCGGTCATGTGTTGCAGAGAGTTGACCCGCTTGGACATTTGCGTCATTAAATTCCCCAAAAGGAACCGACTGAAATTTGCGGAGGTCAGGGAAACGGAACACAATTCTTCGAGTTTTTTATAATCACAAAAAGTGATGGTGCTTTCCTCTAAAGTTTCAATATTATAAATGGAAGGAACATTCGCAAAGATAGTGTCGATGCTGCCAAATGATTTTCCTTCCGAATAAAAATTGGTGGTAATGTCTTTTCCTTTTTCGAAATAATAAGTCCGTGCTAAACCGTATTCCATGTAATAAACATTTCGGTTATAGGTATTTTGATGGCTTAATAATTCGCCTTTTGCGAAGGTTTTGGACTGCGTTTCGGTATGGAAAAATTCTTCCGTAACCGCATCTACTTTTATATATTTTGAAATTTGGTCAAGAAGTTTCACGTTATGGAGTTTTTACAAAAATAAAGAAAAGAATATGGAATTGATGATGTTTAGACAATTGGTTCCAGAACAAAATACATTTAAACGCAAAGTGCGCAAAGTTAATTTTTCTTTACGCACAAAAATTGCAGACCCAAGGCGTTACACTCAGCGAAGGCTAGAACTGGAACTGAGTTGAAGAATCTCAAATAGTAAATAATCTTGAAAGAAGCGAAATCTGCAGCCCGACTTGAGTGGAGTTCTTTTTGTGGAACGAAGTGGAACAAAAAAGCGGGAACGGAAGGCGGAAATGTCTGCCATAAAAAACAATATAAAAATAAAAAAGATTCGGCTTTGCCAAATTTCTGCACAAAATTAAAAACAAAAAAAACGTCCGAACCGAAGTCCAGACGTTCTCAACAAACAAACAGTATGAAAACTGTTATGACATTAGTCCGAAATTATTCCTCGGAAGAAATCAATTCTGCTAACACTTCTTTTTCAATATTTTGTGCGATTTTATATTTTTTGAATAGAAAATGGATTTTAATTTTCAAAGCGATCCAGCCGATAATGAAATAAACCCAACCCAAAAACAGCAAGTGAACCAAATATTTTTTCGTCAGAATTGCAGATCCGTTTTGAACAACCATAATTTTCAGCGCTTCTAAATACGGCGTTAAAGGAATAATTGCCGTAAAATTTTTGATAAATTCCGGCATGGCGTAAGTCGGCCACGTAAATCCACTGATGATAAACGCAGGTGACGCGATGACCATTAAGTACTGAGTTGCTTTCAATGCATCCGGAATTACGATACTTACCAAAACGCCCAGATTCGTTGCTGCGACGACAAAAACTGCCGTGATTAGAAAGAAATTCCAGACGTTATCCGGGACGGGAATTTTGAAATAGAGACTGCACAGATAGAAGAAAAGAATATTGAAATTCGCAAAAACCCAGATTGGCAGACATTTTATCGCCATCACGGCTACTGCATATTTTTCCTTACCTGCAAAATCTTTGATGAAGGATTCTCTTTTAAATTCCTCGGAAAATGAAACAGCCATCGCCAATAAAATCACCTGTTGTAACACCACCGCCATCATTGCAGGCCACATAAAAATCAGGTAATTGCTGGTCGTGTTGAAGAGTGTAATATAATTCGCTTTCAAAGGTTCGAACTGGGTTTTCGCCAAATCGGCATTCATTCCTTTTTTTGCAAGGCTTTTATTTCTGCACCGGCCGAAAAAGTTCCCAGAGTTTGCTGAATGGCTTTCGTTGCGAAATTCGCGGTTAAGACGTTTGAAGTGTTCACATAAACATTCACTTCCGGATATTTTTTCTGCAGCATCATGGCTTCGAATCGTTCCGGAATGATGATCACAGCGGCTGCTTCCGTTTTGATAGTTTCATCTTTCAGGTTTGCCGGTTCGTTGATGTAACTTAATATTTTCAAGGCTTTGCTGTCCTGCAACATTTCCAAAATTTGGTCGGATAAAGGCGTGTTGTCGTGATTCACCACGATCACGGGAATGTTTTCCACTTTCCCGGATTGATAGGTAAATCCGATCAATAACGCATAGAAAACCGGCGCTAAAAAGAAAACCGAGATCAAAGTTTTGTTCGTTAAGAACAGGCGGAATTCCCTTTTTAATAAATATCTAATTTGTTTCATTTTGGGACTTTTAGTTAGACAATTACTTTAAAGTCACATTAGAATTCACCAAAATATCTTTAGCTGCCTTCTGATTTTCCGGCACTACTTTGATTTCGTAAATCGCTTCTTCCGGTTCGTAATCAGGGAAAGCGGTCGTTATATCTGCATATTTGGCCAATTGTTTGATGGCGACAATTTTTCCGGTAAATTCTTTTTTGTTGTAGTTCACCAACATTTTCACGGTCATACCTTTTTGATATTTCGAAATTTTACTTTCGGGAATCGTAAATCGGAAATAAGAAGTTTCCGGAATATAACCGGTGAAAAGTGGATAACCAGCCGTCGCCAATTCTCCTTTGTTCAACGCGATGGTTTCAATTTCCATGTCATTGGTAGCGATGATATATTTTTCAGAATTGGCAATATTTGCTTCCTGTAAAGCGCCGGCTGCTTGATTTGCTTGTCCTTGCGCCATTTCAATTTTTTCGTATCGCGTTCCTGATTGTAGATCATGAAGTTCAGCATTCACCGCATCTAACTGCGCTTTTGCACCTTGATATTTTGCAAAATACTCATCGTAATTTTGGGGCGAAAGCAAACTGTCATGATACATGTTTTTTGCTCTGTTAAAAGATTTTTGAGCATATTGAAACTGCTCTTGTAAACCTTTTTGTTTTGCTTTTAACTGACGAAGTTGATCGTTGGTTGCGCCATTTTTCGCCATTTGAACTTGTGCTCTGGCTGCAGAAGTTGCACCTTTTGCCTGCGCAATTTTCGCAGAAACTTCCGGAACATCTAAAATCGCAAGCGTATCGCCAACTTTCACAGTTTGTCCTTCTTCGACTTTAATGGTGAGAATTCTTCCGGTTAATTTTGGCGCGAAGGAAACAATTTCCTTTTTTGTTTTGCCCACAATTTCTCTTTCAGGTTTTGATTCTTTACAGCCCGAAAGTGCGAGAACACTTGCGAAAGCCAAAGAAGTTAATACAGTATTTTTCATTTTGAATGTTTGTTTGTTTGTTTGTTTGTTTGTTTGTTATGATGGATTTAGAAAAACTTACTAAATTTATTTCTACCGCAAAAGAGGCAAAAGTTATGTTTTAATAGAAGTAAATCAATAGTTTGCAAAAGTTGAATATTGTTAATGTTTTACTTTTTGCAGGCTTTTGAAAATCTTTATTTCATCATTTGTCTTTTGTCTCTTTTGCGGTTAAATACTAAAGATTTGTGTTTTAGGAAACCTATTTTATTACAGTTTTTCAATCTGTAAATTCTGCGTCGATTTCATCAGTTCGACAGCGCTTCTTCTTTGATTAAAAATCGCATTCTGATATTCCAGTTCTGCATTTTGTAAATCATTTTCCGCCTCAATTAAAGCAGCAGAAGTTTTGGTTCCATATCGGAATTCTTTTTCTACCTGTTCTAAACCTTGTTTTGCAATTTCACGAGATTTTTCTTTCAATTTAATTTGCGCGTTTGCTATCGTGTAGTTGGT encodes:
- a CDS encoding ABC transporter permease, producing MKQIRYLLKREFRLFLTNKTLISVFFLAPVFYALLIGFTYQSGKVENIPVIVVNHDNTPLSDQILEMLQDSKALKILSYINEPANLKDETIKTEAAAVIIIPERFEAMMLQKKYPEVNVYVNTSNVLTANFATKAIQQTLGTFSAGAEIKALQKKE
- a CDS encoding ABC transporter permease, with translation MNADLAKTQFEPLKANYITLFNTTSNYLIFMWPAMMAVVLQQVILLAMAVSFSEEFKRESFIKDFAGKEKYAVAVMAIKCLPIWVFANFNILFFYLCSLYFKIPVPDNVWNFFLITAVFVVAATNLGVLVSIVIPDALKATQYLMVIASPAFIISGFTWPTYAMPEFIKNFTAIIPLTPYLEALKIMVVQNGSAILTKKYLVHLLFLGWVYFIIGWIALKIKIHFLFKKYKIAQNIEKEVLAELISSEE
- a CDS encoding DUF1398 domain-containing protein encodes the protein MKYTLEQIRHAEKKSGNEFVVLIQYLKLLGVARFITYVTDGHTDYFDDENESVSSAATNNLLLSDNTHAESFIQRLKLHQNGETDFPTFREDCAKNGIDRWTVDVTKMTCTYLDQKGNKILVEEIPDISL
- a CDS encoding HlyD family secretion protein, producing the protein MKNTVLTSLAFASVLALSGCKESKPEREIVGKTKKEIVSFAPKLTGRILTIKVEEGQTVKVGDTLAILDVPEVSAKIAQAKGATSAARAQVQMAKNGATNDQLRQLKAKQKGLQEQFQYAQKSFNRAKNMYHDSLLSPQNYDEYFAKYQGAKAQLDAVNAELHDLQSGTRYEKIEMAQGQANQAAGALQEANIANSEKYIIATNDMEIETIALNKGELATAGYPLFTGYIPETSYFRFTIPESKISKYQKGMTVKMLVNYNKKEFTGKIVAIKQLAKYADITTAFPDYEPEEAIYEIKVVPENQKAAKDILVNSNVTLK
- a CDS encoding DUF1569 domain-containing protein, which encodes MEDVFNAREAQNYIDRINRLTPETSGKWGKMSVGQMLAHCNVTYEMVYEPQKHKAPGAIAKFILKAFVKSKVVGEKSYPKNSPTAPQFIIHDSKDFESEKNRLIGFIQKTQQLGREAFEGKESFSFRKLKAQEWNNMFAKHLNHHLEQFGV
- a CDS encoding Crp/Fnr family transcriptional regulator, whose amino-acid sequence is MKLLDQISKYIKVDAVTEEFFHTETQSKTFAKGELLSHQNTYNRNVYYMEYGLARTYYFEKGKDITTNFYSEGKSFGSIDTIFANVPSIYNIETLEESTITFCDYKKLEELCSVSLTSANFSRFLLGNLMTQMSKRVNSLQHMTAKEIYAQLLEENPNIILRAPLGMIASYLGISQETLSRIRSDI
- a CDS encoding VOC family protein yields the protein MATVNVYLTFDGTCEAAFNFYKSVFGGEFPMVGRFGDMPPQEGMPPLTEEAKDRIMHITLPISAETVLMGSDTMSGTQNHMAGNNFSLSVNTDSREEAERIFTGLSADGQITMPLSDTFWGAYFGMLTDKFGIKWMVNYDDPAKVQAH